The following proteins come from a genomic window of Pseudomonas sp. J452:
- the def gene encoding peptide deformylase has product MAILNILEFPDSRLRTLAKPVTQFDEALHKLIDDMFETMYAAPGIGLAATQVNVHKRLVVMDLSEDKSEPRVFINPEFESLTEQMDQYQEGCLSVPGFYENVDRPQKVRIKAQDRDGKPYELIAEGLLAVCIQHECDHLNGKLFVDYLSSLKRDRIKKKLEKQHRQQA; this is encoded by the coding sequence ATGGCGATTCTCAACATCCTCGAATTTCCCGACTCGCGCCTGCGCACCCTTGCCAAGCCGGTCACCCAATTCGACGAAGCACTGCACAAGCTGATCGACGACATGTTCGAGACCATGTACGCCGCGCCCGGTATTGGCCTGGCCGCGACCCAGGTCAACGTACACAAGCGTCTGGTGGTGATGGACCTGTCCGAGGACAAATCCGAGCCGCGGGTGTTCATCAACCCTGAGTTCGAATCCCTCACCGAGCAGATGGATCAGTACCAGGAAGGCTGCCTGTCGGTGCCCGGCTTCTATGAAAATGTAGACCGTCCGCAGAAAGTGCGGATCAAGGCCCAGGATCGTGACGGCAAGCCCTACGAGCTGATCGCCGAAGGCCTGCTGGCGGTATGTATCCAGCACGAGTGCGACCACCTCAACGGCAAGCTGTTCGTCGACTACCTGTCCAGCCTCAAGCGCGACCGGATCAAGAAGAAGCTGGAAAAACAGCACCGCCAGCAAGCTTGA
- the fmt gene encoding methionyl-tRNA formyltransferase, whose translation MRIVFAGTPEFAAQHLQALLDAGRQIVAVYTQPDRPAGRGQKLAPSPVKQLALQHGIAVYQPQTLRDPAAQAELAALKPDLMVVVAYGLILPQVVLDTPRLGCINSHASLLPRWRGAAPIQRAVQAGDASSGVTVMQMEAGLDTGPMLLKVSTTITAADTGGSLHDRLAQLGSAAVVEAVSKLAAGELHGEAQDDSQATYAHKLNKDEARLDWSRPADELERLIRAFNPWPICHSTLHGEPLKVLAASLGEGTGQPGQILAASKDGLTVACGTGALRLTRLQLPGGKPLNFADLYNSRREQFAVGLVLGQ comes from the coding sequence ATGCGTATCGTCTTTGCCGGCACCCCGGAATTCGCCGCCCAGCACCTGCAGGCCCTGCTCGATGCCGGCCGGCAGATCGTCGCCGTCTACACCCAGCCGGACCGCCCGGCCGGACGCGGGCAGAAGCTCGCCCCCAGCCCGGTCAAGCAACTCGCGTTGCAGCATGGGATTGCCGTATACCAGCCGCAGACCCTGCGTGACCCTGCCGCCCAGGCCGAACTGGCGGCGCTCAAGCCAGACCTGATGGTGGTGGTGGCCTACGGCCTAATCCTGCCGCAGGTGGTGCTGGACACCCCGCGCCTGGGCTGCATCAACAGCCACGCCTCCTTGCTGCCACGCTGGCGCGGTGCCGCGCCGATCCAGCGCGCGGTGCAGGCCGGCGACGCCAGCAGCGGCGTCACCGTGATGCAGATGGAGGCCGGCCTGGATACCGGGCCGATGCTGCTCAAGGTCAGCACCACCATCACCGCCGCCGACACTGGCGGCAGCCTGCACGACCGCCTGGCCCAGCTCGGTTCGGCGGCAGTGGTCGAAGCGGTGAGCAAGCTGGCCGCCGGCGAGCTGCACGGCGAAGCGCAGGACGACAGCCAGGCCACCTACGCGCACAAGCTGAACAAGGACGAGGCGCGCCTGGACTGGAGCCGCCCGGCCGACGAACTGGAGCGCCTGATCCGCGCCTTCAACCCCTGGCCGATCTGCCACAGCACACTGCATGGCGAACCGCTGAAAGTGCTGGCCGCCAGCCTGGGCGAGGGCACCGGCCAGCCCGGACAGATCCTCGCGGCGAGCAAGGACGGCCTGACCGTGGCCTGCGGCACAGGCGCCCTGCGCCTGACCCGCCTGCAACTGCCGGGTGGCAAACCGCTGAATTTCGCCGACCTGTACAACAGCCGCCGCGAGCAGTTCGCCGTCGGCCTGGTGCTGGGACAATGA
- the rsmB gene encoding 16S rRNA (cytosine(967)-C(5))-methyltransferase RsmB: MNPRLAAARALAAVLNGKASLGSSLPPLLDKVEARDRGLAQDLAFGAARWQPRLALLAEKLLQKPFKAADRDVEALLLIGLYQLFYTRIPAHAAIGETVACVDKLKKSSLKGLLNAVLRNAQRDGEALCASLDKDPVLHTAHPRWLQKRLKADWPEHWQAICAANNEHPPLLLRVNRRHGSRDDYLNELRAAGIEAEPCSFSRDGIRLLAPCDVKTLPGFMNGRLSVQDEAAQLAAELLDLAPGQRVLDACAAPGGKTCHLLEVEPGLSEVVAVDLEASRLLRVRENLDRLGLQATLIAADGRDTASWWDGQPFQRILLDAPCSATGVIRRHPDIKLTRQADDIAALAQLQGELLDALWPTLEVGGVLLYATCSVLPQENSENIAAFLTRTPGARELAISGAFGVPSTHGRQLLPQVDGHDGFYYAKLIKIAASRG, from the coding sequence ATGAACCCACGCCTGGCCGCCGCGCGTGCCCTGGCCGCCGTACTGAATGGCAAGGCCTCGCTGGGCAGCAGCCTGCCTCCGCTGCTGGACAAGGTCGAGGCGCGCGACCGTGGCCTGGCCCAGGACCTGGCCTTCGGCGCCGCGCGCTGGCAACCGCGCCTGGCCCTGCTTGCCGAAAAACTCCTGCAAAAACCCTTCAAGGCCGCCGACCGCGATGTCGAGGCCCTGCTGCTGATCGGCCTGTACCAGCTGTTCTACACGCGCATCCCGGCCCACGCGGCGATCGGCGAGACGGTGGCCTGCGTCGACAAGCTGAAGAAGTCCTCGCTCAAGGGCCTGCTCAACGCCGTGCTGCGCAATGCCCAGCGCGACGGAGAGGCACTCTGCGCCAGCCTGGACAAGGACCCGGTGCTGCACACCGCGCACCCGCGCTGGCTGCAGAAGCGCCTGAAGGCCGATTGGCCCGAGCACTGGCAAGCCATCTGCGCCGCCAACAACGAGCATCCGCCGCTGCTGCTGCGGGTCAACCGTCGCCACGGCAGCCGCGATGACTACCTGAATGAGCTGCGCGCGGCCGGCATCGAGGCCGAGCCCTGCAGCTTCAGCCGCGACGGTATCCGCCTGCTTGCGCCCTGCGACGTGAAGACCCTACCGGGCTTTATGAACGGCCGCCTCAGCGTGCAGGACGAAGCCGCCCAGCTGGCCGCCGAACTGCTCGACCTGGCCCCCGGCCAACGGGTGCTGGATGCCTGCGCCGCGCCGGGCGGCAAGACCTGCCACCTGCTCGAAGTCGAGCCGGGCCTGAGCGAAGTGGTCGCCGTCGACCTGGAGGCCAGCCGCCTGCTGCGGGTGCGCGAGAACCTCGACCGCCTCGGCCTGCAGGCCACCCTGATCGCCGCCGACGGCCGCGATACCGCCAGTTGGTGGGACGGCCAGCCGTTCCAGCGCATCCTGCTGGACGCACCCTGCTCGGCCACCGGGGTAATTCGCCGCCATCCGGATATCAAGCTGACCCGCCAGGCCGACGACATTGCCGCCCTGGCGCAGCTGCAGGGCGAACTGCTGGATGCCCTGTGGCCGACCCTGGAAGTCGGCGGCGTGCTGCTCTACGCCACCTGCTCGGTGCTGCCACAGGAAAACAGCGAAAACATCGCCGCCTTCCTCACCCGCACCCCCGGTGCGCGTGAGCTGGCCATTTCCGGCGCCTTCGGCGTGCCTTCGACCCACGGCCGCCAGCTGCTGCCGCAAGTCGACGGCCACGATGGCTTCTACTATGCCAAGCTGATCAAGATTGCCGCGTCACGCGGCTAA
- the trkA gene encoding Trk system potassium transporter TrkA: protein MKIIILGAGQVGGTLAEHLAGEANDITVVDTDADRLRDLGDRLDIRTVVGRGSFPTVLRQAGADDADMLVAVTNSDEVNMVACQVAYTLFHTPTKIARVRESAYLTREALFDNEAIPVDVLISPEQVVTNYIKRLIEYPGALQVIDFAEGKAQLVAVKAYYGGPLVGQQLKQLRQHMPNVDTRVAAIFRRNRPIMPQGDTVIEADDEVFFIAAKAHIRAVMSEMRRLEDSYKKVVIAGGGHIGERLAEAIESRYQVKIIEMNPARCRYLSENLESTIVLQGSASDRDLLVEENINDADIFLALTNDDEANIMSSLLAKRLGARKVMTIINNPAYVDLVQGGDIDIAISPQLATIGTLLTHVRRGDIVSVHSLRRGAAEAIEAIAHGDAKSSKVVGRMIEEIALPPGTTIGAIIRDEEVLIAHDDTLIESGDHVILFLVDKKYIRDVERLFQVGLTFF from the coding sequence GTGAAAATCATCATCCTCGGTGCCGGCCAGGTCGGCGGCACATTGGCGGAACACCTGGCCGGCGAGGCCAACGACATCACCGTGGTTGACACCGATGCCGATCGCCTGCGCGACCTCGGCGACCGCCTGGATATCCGCACCGTGGTCGGCCGCGGCTCCTTCCCCACCGTGCTGCGCCAGGCCGGCGCCGACGACGCCGACATGCTGGTGGCGGTGACCAACAGCGACGAAGTCAACATGGTCGCCTGCCAGGTCGCCTACACCCTGTTCCACACCCCGACCAAGATCGCCCGGGTGCGCGAGTCGGCCTACCTGACCCGCGAAGCACTGTTCGACAACGAGGCGATCCCGGTCGACGTGCTGATCAGCCCCGAGCAGGTGGTGACCAACTACATCAAGCGCCTGATCGAATACCCGGGCGCCCTGCAGGTCATCGACTTCGCCGAGGGCAAGGCCCAGCTGGTGGCGGTCAAGGCCTACTACGGCGGCCCGCTGGTCGGCCAGCAGCTCAAGCAGCTGCGCCAGCACATGCCCAACGTCGATACCCGGGTGGCGGCGATCTTCAGGCGCAACCGACCGATCATGCCGCAGGGCGACACGGTGATCGAAGCGGATGACGAGGTGTTCTTCATCGCCGCCAAGGCGCACATCCGCGCGGTAATGAGCGAGATGCGTCGCCTCGAAGACAGCTACAAGAAGGTGGTGATCGCCGGTGGCGGACACATCGGCGAGCGCCTGGCCGAGGCCATCGAAAGCCGCTACCAGGTGAAGATCATCGAGATGAACCCGGCACGCTGCCGCTACCTCTCGGAGAATCTGGAAAGCACCATCGTCCTGCAGGGCAGCGCCTCCGACCGCGACCTGCTGGTGGAAGAGAACATCAACGACGCCGACATCTTCCTCGCCCTGACCAACGACGACGAGGCCAACATCATGTCGTCCCTGCTGGCCAAGCGCCTGGGCGCGCGCAAGGTGATGACCATCATCAACAACCCGGCCTATGTCGACCTGGTCCAGGGCGGCGATATCGACATCGCCATCAGCCCCCAGCTGGCCACCATCGGCACCCTGCTGACCCACGTGCGCCGTGGCGATATCGTCAGCGTGCACTCGCTACGCCGCGGTGCGGCGGAGGCCATCGAGGCCATCGCCCATGGCGACGCCAAGTCGAGCAAGGTGGTCGGACGGATGATCGAGGAAATCGCCCTGCCGCCAGGCACCACCATCGGCGCAATCATCCGCGACGAGGAAGTGCTGATCGCCCACGACGACACCCTGATCGAATCGGGTGACCATGTGATCCTGTTCCTGGTCGACAAGAAGTACATCCGCGACGTGGAGCGCCTGTTCCAGGTTGGCCTGACCTTCTTCTGA
- a CDS encoding tetratricopeptide repeat protein: MTTPDSLEKLLAKGVDNALLRFGLGKGYLDAGEPARAAEHLQKCLGFDPNYSAAWKLLGQACQRQGFGEEARQAWHNGLEVARKRGDKQTEKEMLVFLRRLEKAAGQDGGIQ, from the coding sequence ATGACCACACCGGATAGCCTGGAAAAGCTGCTGGCCAAGGGCGTCGACAACGCCCTGCTGCGCTTCGGCCTGGGCAAGGGCTACCTGGATGCCGGCGAGCCGGCACGGGCCGCCGAGCACCTGCAGAAGTGCCTGGGTTTCGACCCCAATTATTCGGCGGCGTGGAAACTACTGGGGCAGGCCTGCCAGCGTCAGGGCTTCGGCGAAGAGGCGCGCCAGGCCTGGCACAACGGCCTGGAAGTGGCACGCAAGCGCGGCGACAAGCAGACGGAAAAGGAAATGCTGGTGTTTCTGCGGCGCCTGGAAAAAGCAGCCGGTCAGGACGGTGGAATCCAGTAG
- a CDS encoding PilZ domain-containing protein, which produces MDNKREHNRTPLKVQLRIDHPVHGQMLVTTRDISDSGVFVVIDDAQRLLQIGEQVSGQVQGLPIEAPVVQMEVVRFEPSGVALIFQRD; this is translated from the coding sequence ATGGACAACAAGCGCGAGCACAACCGCACCCCGCTCAAGGTCCAGCTGCGCATCGACCATCCGGTGCACGGCCAGATGCTGGTGACTACCCGTGATATTTCCGACAGCGGTGTGTTTGTGGTGATCGACGACGCCCAGCGCCTGCTGCAGATCGGCGAGCAGGTCAGTGGTCAGGTGCAAGGCCTGCCCATCGAAGCGCCGGTGGTGCAGATGGAAGTGGTGCGCTTCGAGCCCAGTGGGGTGGCGCTGATCTTCCAGCGCGATTAA
- a CDS encoding lysophospholipid acyltransferase has protein sequence MEKFKGALVVGFLRLFALLPWRAVQAVGGAIGWLMWKLPNSSREVARINLANCFPELSPAELEQLLGRALMDIGRTFTESACAWIWPAQKSIDLVREVEGLEVLQAALASGKGVVGITSHLGNWEVLNHFYCAQCKPIIFYRPPKLKAVDELLQKQRVQMGNKVAASTKEGILSVIKEVRRGGAVGIPADPEPSVSSGVFVPFCATQALTSKFVPGMLTGGKAVGVFLHALRLDDGSGYKVILEAAPAGMYSDNVEEGVAAMSQVIERYVRAYPSQYMWSMKRFKKRPPGEKKWY, from the coding sequence GTGGAGAAGTTCAAAGGCGCCCTGGTCGTCGGCTTTCTGCGCTTGTTCGCCCTGCTGCCCTGGCGCGCTGTGCAGGCGGTGGGCGGCGCCATCGGTTGGTTGATGTGGAAATTGCCCAATAGCTCCCGCGAGGTGGCGCGAATCAACCTGGCCAACTGTTTTCCCGAGCTGTCTCCTGCCGAGCTGGAGCAACTGCTCGGCCGGGCGCTGATGGATATCGGGCGCACCTTCACCGAAAGCGCCTGCGCGTGGATCTGGCCGGCGCAGAAATCCATCGATCTGGTGCGTGAAGTCGAAGGCCTGGAGGTGCTGCAAGCGGCGCTGGCCTCTGGCAAGGGCGTGGTTGGCATCACCAGTCACCTGGGCAACTGGGAGGTGCTCAATCACTTCTACTGCGCCCAGTGCAAACCGATCATTTTCTACCGGCCGCCCAAGCTCAAGGCGGTCGATGAACTGCTGCAAAAGCAGCGCGTGCAGATGGGCAACAAGGTCGCCGCCTCGACCAAGGAAGGTATCCTCAGCGTGATCAAGGAAGTGCGCCGCGGCGGTGCCGTGGGCATCCCGGCCGACCCGGAGCCGAGCGTGTCGAGTGGCGTGTTCGTGCCTTTCTGCGCCACCCAGGCGCTGACCAGCAAGTTCGTGCCGGGCATGCTGACTGGCGGCAAGGCGGTTGGCGTGTTCCTGCATGCGCTACGCCTGGACGATGGCTCGGGCTACAAGGTGATACTCGAAGCGGCGCCTGCAGGCATGTACAGCGACAACGTGGAAGAAGGCGTGGCGGCCATGAGTCAGGTGATCGAACGCTATGTGCGGGCCTACCCCAGCCAGTACATGTGGAGCATGAAGCGTTTCAAGAAGCGCCCGCCTGGCGAGAAGAAGTGGTATTGA
- a CDS encoding DNA-3-methyladenine glycosylase I produces MPRCFWCNDDPLYIAYHDQEWGVPLRDPQRLFELLLLEGFQAGLSWITVLKKRARYREVLWGFEVQRLAQMSDEEIEHLLQDPGIIRNRLKLKAARQNAQAWLKLEDPVALLWSFVGGAPQINHFAGRGEVPAVTAQAEAMSKALKKLGFTFVGPTICYAYMQAAGMVMDHTTDCDRYPALRS; encoded by the coding sequence ATGCCACGCTGCTTCTGGTGTAACGACGACCCGCTGTACATCGCCTATCACGACCAGGAATGGGGCGTGCCGCTGCGTGATCCGCAGCGCTTGTTCGAGCTGCTGTTGCTGGAAGGTTTCCAGGCCGGCTTGTCGTGGATCACCGTGCTGAAGAAGCGTGCGCGCTACCGCGAAGTGCTGTGGGGTTTCGAGGTGCAGCGCCTGGCGCAGATGAGCGACGAGGAAATCGAGCACTTGCTGCAGGACCCCGGCATCATCCGTAACCGTCTCAAGCTCAAGGCCGCGCGGCAGAATGCCCAGGCCTGGCTGAAGCTGGAGGATCCGGTGGCGTTGCTCTGGTCGTTTGTCGGTGGCGCGCCGCAGATCAATCACTTCGCTGGCCGTGGCGAAGTGCCGGCGGTCACGGCGCAAGCCGAGGCAATGAGCAAGGCGCTGAAGAAGCTTGGCTTCACCTTCGTCGGCCCGACCATCTGCTATGCCTACATGCAGGCAGCCGGCATGGTCATGGATCACACCACCGACTGCGATCGCTACCCCGCACTGCGCAGCTGA
- the glyQ gene encoding glycine--tRNA ligase subunit alpha: protein MSQTTPDVSTFQGLILALQSYWAEQGCVILQPYDMEVGAGTFHTATFLRAIGPENWNAAYVQPSRRPADGRYGENPNRLQHYYQFQVVLKPNPANIQDLYLESLRRIGVDTLVHDIRFVEDNWESPTLGAWGLGWEVWLNGMEVTQFTYFQQVGGVECYPVTGEITYGLERLAMYLQGVDSVYDLVWTDGPFGKVTYGDVFHQNEVEQSTYNFEHANVDKLFELFDFYESEANRLIELQLPLPTYEMVLKASHTFNLLDARRAISVTARQQYILRVRTLARAVAQSYLQARAKLGFPMASPELRDEVLAKLAESGLLADEVLGNKKEIAE from the coding sequence GTGAGCCAGACTACGCCCGACGTGAGCACCTTCCAAGGTCTGATCCTTGCCCTGCAGAGTTACTGGGCCGAGCAGGGTTGTGTGATCCTGCAGCCCTATGACATGGAAGTGGGAGCCGGCACCTTCCACACCGCCACCTTCCTGCGTGCCATCGGCCCGGAGAACTGGAACGCCGCCTACGTGCAGCCGTCCCGCCGCCCGGCCGACGGTCGCTACGGCGAGAACCCCAACCGCCTGCAGCACTACTACCAGTTCCAGGTGGTGCTCAAGCCGAACCCGGCGAACATCCAGGATCTGTACTTGGAGTCGCTGCGCCGCATCGGCGTCGACACCTTGGTCCACGACATCCGCTTCGTCGAGGACAACTGGGAATCGCCGACCCTCGGCGCCTGGGGCCTGGGCTGGGAAGTCTGGCTGAACGGCATGGAAGTCACCCAGTTCACCTACTTCCAGCAGGTCGGCGGCGTCGAGTGCTACCCGGTCACCGGCGAAATCACCTACGGCCTGGAACGCCTGGCCATGTACCTGCAGGGCGTCGACTCGGTGTATGACCTGGTCTGGACCGACGGCCCGTTCGGCAAGGTCACCTACGGCGACGTGTTCCACCAGAACGAGGTGGAGCAGTCCACCTACAACTTCGAGCACGCCAACGTCGACAAGCTGTTCGAGCTGTTCGATTTCTATGAGTCCGAAGCCAACCGCCTGATCGAACTGCAGCTGCCGCTGCCGACCTACGAAATGGTGCTCAAGGCCTCGCACACCTTCAACCTGCTGGATGCCCGCCGTGCCATCTCGGTGACCGCGCGCCAGCAGTACATCCTGCGCGTGCGCACCCTGGCCCGCGCCGTGGCGCAAAGCTACCTGCAGGCCCGCGCCAAGCTCGGCTTCCCGATGGCCAGCCCCGAACTGCGTGATGAAGTACTGGCCAAGCTTGCTGAGTCCGGTCTCCTTGCCGACGAAGTACTGGGCAACAAGAAGGAGATTGCAGAATGA